The nucleotide sequence GGCCTGGGAGACAGCGCTCCTCGTGGGGCCCCTCTGGGAGGGGGCCCTCCTTGGCCCCTGCTCGGCTAGGCCTCGTCCTTGCCACTCCAGAGCCTCCGCCAAGGCAGCCTCCATCCGCTCTCTATCCTCCTCGCCGATCTACCGCAGTTCACCACCAGGTAGGTCATGGTCGCGCAGCGatgctatgtttcaagtgttttttggATGTTTTTCATACATGTTGGAaacctatgtttcaagtgtttcagttgtttaagatgtatgtttcaattgtttcatgcgatgttgcaaaagtagatcgggatattgcatatgttgcaatggttgtacatgtataTTGCAAGCGTCTATCCCTAATCTCTCATCTGTTttttatacacatatgttgcaagtgtttcaaacgcatgtcttaagtgtttcatctatcttttttttacgttgcaagtgttgcatctggatgttttaaaagtagatcaggatgttgcacatgttgcaatagtgtttcaactatatgccaaaatatttcatctattttagacgtatgttgcaaatattttatttggatgttgcaaaagtagatcttgtGTTTGAATGTTGTAGTTGGACCCCACCTACCACAACCACCTGCTTGTAGCTGCTGGCCCCACGTGCATAAGTGTGGGAGCGGAGGGGCGTGAGCGGCAGGCGCGGGAAACGATAGCGGGTGCAAATTGAGACGTGACCCCGCATGTGCGGGAAACGGAGCGGCGCGGGCCCCAAGTGAAGTGGGCGCAGACGTGTGGGCAGGCACAGTTCCGTTAGCAAAAtagctttaagagtatatctaaGAGAGAAAAAAGCTTAAAAGCAGATATAAACTAAAAATTCTGCGTGCTCTTAGTTTAAAAAGAGCTGCGGCCTCTTATTGACTTCAAGGGCAAAGCTTTTTTAAAATCCCTAATAAAAACTTCCTACTCTATTGGGAAAATGTTTTATAAGGTTTCAACCATCGCCACAAAAGGTCATTATTACAAGGCATGCTTTAACGTGATTGTCACGTAGGTTAGCATTTGAAATTCATGTTTCGAACAATCCAACAGAGGATAATTTGTTTCACCAAATTTTTGTTTCCATCTCCAATCAATTTTATTGGGAAATTTAGTGTCTCTATAGTAAAATTTTGAAGAAATTTCAATGCCTATAATTCCTTTTTAAGTTTTTCAATAATAAAGTAGTGTTTCTAATTCGAAGTCCAAGAAAGGAAAAGACTTCATAGCAGAGGCATGGCCCACCTGTCAGCAGGCGGAACCCTCGCGCACAGCAGGCAGCAGCCGGGCGCGGGCGAATCTTCCCCCTTCCACACGGCTGGGGCTCACGCTGTCACGCAGTCACGCTCACGCGCCTCCTCCCCCACCCGCGCTGACTGCGCCCACGAATCCATCCTGCAACCTGCATCCACTCCTCCACCTCCGCGTTCATTCCTAGGGGCTAGGGTTCCTCCTCTGCCGCATCGCGGGGAACTCTGCGGGCGGAATTTGGTAGGCTAGCTAGTCTCCCGCCAGGAGGTCAATTTCCAGTCAGCGTCGCTTGGTTTTGTAGCCGACCGGTCGATTTGTATCCGGGGGTGGCTGGGTGACAGGGTAGGCTCGATTTAGCGTCCTTTTCGTGGGAATTTTTGGGTCTTAGGCGCGGATTACTGGTGTCTACTGTCTAGGGATCTGCTAGCTGCTAGCTGCTTGGGTTCGGCGGCGCGCGGAGGCTTAGATGCTTGGCTGACTAGTGTCAATGGCGGGATCTGTCGGCAATGGCAGGGCGGCGCTGCGGGCGTCCCCGAAGCGGTACAGCGGCACGGACCCGCCGTTGTCTCTGGCGGGGCCGACGTTGGCGGATCTGCAGAGAACGgccgagctggagaaggttattCATCGTCTCTGCTTACGTTTTGCAGCCCTGTCGGCTTACTTGCTTCGATTGTGATGATGTTCCTGTTGTTTTGCTGACAAACTTGGTTTCAGTTCTTGGTTGAGGCGGGCCTCTATGAGGGGAAAGAGGAGTCTGCGAAGCGGGAAGATGTGTTATCCGAGATTGGTCAGGTAATCCCTAGCTTCCTGTTTTATCCGCCGTTTATATGTTGTTTGTTTACCCTACCCAACAAGTTGACATCTGATACATGATCGAAGTTGGGGGTTGAACTTTATTAGAAGGAAACATGTGATATATACTACACCCTGTTTCGAAATTGCAAGTCATTTTAgttttatcctaagtcaaacttctttacctttgactaagtttataagaAAATGCACAAACATCTACATCCTCAAACGATATTCATTTAGATACAATACACCATTAAATATATTCTAATAGTGTTTTTTTTatattgtagatgttaatatatatttttctatacttggttaaagttaaatttgacttagaacaaatatAAACCGAATTACAATTTGAAATGGCGGTAGTACTTCCTAATTGAGCTTTGTATGGTGTGTACTGCCTTGTTGCATTTTGCTAAGTCAGTTTGGTGTACAAGTACTTGTATGTTTTTTGTTTCAGCATTTTTTAATAGGAAAGAATGTTGAATGGTTACCAACATATTTATCTGTCCATTGCTGGTATATTCTTTAGTACctatatagttttcttttccattgcTACTTTGCAGAAATAATAGACCTATTTTTTCTGTCTTTTTTTATTTCACAATCtatctttgcttgagccttgAAGTGTTGCATAATACATTAACGTGCACATATACTTTCTTTTGAATTTACAGATAGTCAAGGAATGGGTGAAGCAGTTGACTAGTAAGAAAGGATATGCTGAGCAATTGGTTGAACAAGCAAATGCAGTCCTTTTTACTTTTGGGTCTTACAGATTGGGGGTATCTGCTTCTTTGGTTCTTTTATCGTAATAACAACTTTTCTTGCCATTCAGTTGTTGAAACAGCACAACTCATTGTATCTATAGTCTTATTAACAGCATTCAAGTTCCACTTACTGAAGATAACCTAAATTTGTTAGTTTTCTTCAGGGTTCAGAACCTCAGACTTAGTTTTATGTTCTGCATAAGCAGAAGAGCTTGCAACTTAAGCACTACTTGTAGGTACTTTCAAGTTTGGTACTCCACTTTTCATTAAGTTTTACATACCGGCATGTGGCATTTAGCAATTACTGTGATTTGCCATAAAGATAAGAGTTGGTTAAAAGGAATCTGAAGGAACATTACTGTCGACTATTTTAGTACGGATTGTAATTTTGTACTGGAACAGACAGTGCTGGTCTTTGGTTGGCCTCTTGCTAGttgatacaacaacaacaacaacaacaacaaggcctttaagtcccaaacaagttaggataggctagagttgaaatccagcagaagcaatcaaggttcaggtacgtgaatagctgttttccaagcactcctatctaaggctaagtctttggatatattctatcctttcaagtcttcttttattgtctctacccaagtcaacttcggtcttcctctgcctctcttcacgttactatcctggcttaggattccactacgcaccggtgcctctggagatccccgttggacatgtccaaatcatctcaaccggtgttggacaagcttttcttcaattggtgctacccctaatctatcacatatatcatcgttccgaacttgaTCTCTTcatgtatgaccgcaaatccaatgcaacatacgcatttccacgacacttatctgttgaacatgtcgtcttttcgtagaccaacattctacaccatacaacatagcagaccctaatcgccgttctataaaacttgctttttagcttctgtggtacccttttgtcacataggacactagaTGCTTGACGCCACTTCATCCACTCTGCTTTGAtactatggctaacatcttcatcaatatccccgtctctctgtagcattgatcctaaatatcgaaaggtatccttcctaggcactacttaccttccaaactaatatttttctcctcccgagtagtagtgccgaagtcacatttcATATACTcaattttagttctactgagtctaaaatctttgtactccaaagtctcccgccataactccagtttctgattcactcctgtccggctttcatcaattagcactacatcgtccgcgaaaagcatacaccaagggatgtccccttgtatgtcccttgttacctcatccatcactaaggaaaacagataagggctcaaagctgacctttGATGTAGTcgtatcctaatcggaaagtcatccgtgtctccatcacttgttcgaacactagtcacaacattgttgtacatgtccttaatgagcccgacgtacttcgttgggactttatgtttgtccaaagcccaccacataacattccttggtattttatcataagtcttctccaagtcaataaaaaccatgtgtaggtccttctttttctccctataccgctccataacttgtcttattaagaaaatggcttccatggttgatctTCCGGCCATGAAactaaattggttcatagagacccgtgttattgctctcaagcgatgctcgataactctctcccatagcttcatagtatggctcatcaacttaattctccggtaattagtacaactttgaatatcccctttattcttgtagatcagtaccaatatacttctcttccactcgtcaggcatcttgttcgatcgaaaaatatggttgaacagcttggttagccatactatagctatgtccccgaggcatctccacacctcgattgggatgccatccggtcccatcgccttaccttctttcatccttttcaactcctctctgacctcagattcttggattctccgcacaaagcgcctattggtgtcatcaaaagagtcatccaactgaaaggttggtCCGTATTTTCATCATTGAACAATTtttcaaaatactcttgccatcgatgtcggatctcatcctccttcaccaagagatgctccatttcatccttaatgcatttAACTtgattgaagtcccttgtctttttctcacgaaccctagccatcctataaatgtccttctctccttccttcgtactcaaatgttggtaaagatcctcgtacgctctaccctttgccacacttacagctcgctttgcagtcttctttgtcaccttgtacttctctatgttgtccacactcctgtcatggtataagcgtctatagcattctttcttctccttaatagccctttggacttcctcgttccaccaccaagtatctttagcctcgcctccacttctttTGGTTAccccacacacctctgaggccacctttcgaatgttggttgccatcttctcccacatgttgtttatgtcctcttctttcttccaagagccctctttgataaccctttttctgaatacctctgacgtttcccttttcagtttccaccactttgttcttttaatcttagcttgtttatccctatgggcacGTACCTggaaacgaaagtctgccaccaaaagcttatgttgagaaacaacacactcccctggtatcaccttgcaaccaaAGCATGCTCATTTGTCCTTTCTTcctgcgaggacaaagtcaatctggctagagtgttgtccgctactgaaggtcactagatgagaatctctctttctaaagaaagtgttggctatcatcaggtcaaaagctactgcgaagtccagaacttcctccccctcctgattcctactaccatacccaaaacctccatgaactgcctcgaaacctacgcttgtagtacctacatgtccattaagatattctcctataaaaaacttctcactactaggtacaactctaataaggccatctaagtcttcctagaactgtctcttagcactctcatcgaggcctacttgggggacatacgcactaattacgttcaagaccatatcaccaacgataagcttgactaagataatcctatctccttgccttctcactcccaccgcaccattcttgaggctcttatcagtcaaaactcctactccatttctattcgcgactgttcCTGTGTatcaaagcttgaaacctgtattgttcacctccttcgccttctgacccttccatttagtctcttgaacgcataatatatttacacgcctcctagtcgcggtagcaactaattctcttaacttaactgtaagcgaccctacattctaactacctaaacggatcctagttggttcgactagcttccttacccttcgcatccgtcgactcagatgtgaagacccttgctcatttttcactacacccgggcgccgatgtagcgcgccactaaggaagcgacgacccgatccttgctcacttaacaccatgcccagatcacgacacggcgcgtcaccaagggggtgccgacccggcccttgcccatttaacaccatacccgggttcagatatggcgcgtcgctaagagggttacgccccaacggttttcttttgggtttcatctccattagaatggctagatttaacgttggctcgccacgcctatcacaaccctcctcctttatcagggcttgggacctgctatgttgagacaacataggtggGCCTCTTGCTAGTTGATAACTTAAAAAAAAGTGACAGATTGCATTTCTTGTTTTGACAAGATCAATAGAGTTTATGGGGTTTATAGTTTTATTTCTTCATTCAAATAACATTCATTGTTGTATTTAAGAGCAATGGTATTACCAGATGTTCTGAGAGTGGTTTCAACCTATTGTGTGTAACTCAGATGAAGAGCACCAACACATTCTTGTTACTTGAATACTGCAAAACTATGAGAGCTTGCATATCTGTTTATAAGCAGTAACTTGCAGGACAAGGGGTTCTAGGTTGTAGATGCTTATTTTACAGCTATTGTGTAACCAGTTCGCTGCTGCATCTTGCAAATTAACTTCAGTGTTATAAAGTCATCTGATTGATCACGATTAATAGCAATTAGTCATCCTAGACTCCTAGTTGGTATCTTGGACTCGACTAGGGGCTACGACTCGATTAGGCTGATTAGTTTTCTGGTCGTCCAGTTCATTGTCGACTAGTCACGATTAGTCAGATGACTAGGGGTTGGAAGAccagaaaaagaatggaattgcTGGGCAGTTGAGGACATGGGCTACATCTGGGATAGCTTAGGGCACTTGACCTCATGTTTTCCAGCCCAATTTGCAACCCTACTTGCAGCCACCACGCTAGAGTTATCTTCATGCTTGATTTGTACTCTAGAACATATAATATATTAGTATATGTTTGGTATATTAGTCCTGATATATAGGACGACCAGGACCGACCAGGGTTGACTAGTCGCCCTGGTTGATGACTAATCGCGAGTAATCGTCTGGTGGGTCCCATCCCATGGTGACTAGGATTGGTCAGACTTCTTGATATCATTTAACTTAGCGGAAATTTTATGTAAAGGCAACAAAAAAACATCCCTAGGTTATGTGTCCCATCTTGATTTTGTGAGGTGCTGAGACAGTATGCTATCCTTTTGCATTAAATACTTTTAGTCGATAAATTTTGTCTTATAACCTTGTTAGGTTCATGGACCTGAAGCTGATATTGATACCCTTTGTGTTGGACCTTCATATGTCAACCGAGAGGTGAATTCACATGTGCTATTGCCTATTGGTTGTATGGATTCCATAAGGATATATGATGGATGTTAACAATAATATTCTGCAGGGGGATTTCTTTGTCACACTGCATGGCATATTAGCAGAGAAGGAAGAAGTTACTGAGTTGCAACCTGTACCTGATGCTCACGTACCTGTATTGAAATTTAAGTTCCGTGGGATATCAATTGACCTTCTGTATGCTAGCCTCTCTCTTTCAGTGATACCAGCGGTAAGTCATTCCATTGAATACTTCTATGTCTTGATGTGTCCTTGTTCGGCTACACTCGTTAAAGAAAATTTTCCTGCATAAGGAGTGTACCTTTTGCACGAGATAGTGTTTTAGCCACTTAAGTTATCTTATATGGGTTCCTGCTTTTCAAAGGTGGAAGTTGTGATAGATTTTGGGCTTTTTATTAAAATCTGTTTCCTTAAAATGTATATCACCTGAACCTGTTTCCTTAACTTAATGTCATCTTTTGTTAATCTTAACCTTTTAAGATGACAGGAGGGACAAAACATATACCTTAAACTGTTTATTTTGCCTTCTTGAAGTCGTTTTCCCCATTTTTGTAAATATGGGAGATTTTGATTCAACTTAACATGAGATCTCTCTCTGAAGAACATACATGCATGCAGAATGCTGTTGAACAGATGTATTGTTTATTTGTTTTCTTGTACTGCTTCAGGATTTTGATATCTCTCAAGGATCTGTGCTTTGTGATGTTGATGAAGCAACCGTTCGAAGTCTTAATGGATGCAGAGTGGTGGATCAGATTCTTCGGCTTGTTCCAAATGTTGAGGTTATATGAAACATCCCCCTCAACTTTATCCTGTATGGTATGGTCCCACTGTGTTAGTATACCAAACTTTGTGCTTTGCAGAATTTCCGGACAACACTCAGATGCTTGAAGTACTGGGCAAAGAGAAGGGGTGTTTATTCTAATGTAAGCCTGAGTTTATCATCAATTATTTGCACAGTTTATTTTGTAGTTGGACTGAATGAATGAAGACTAACAAAAATAAGTTTGTCCTCGCAAATGAACTGTAATGATGTTATAGTATTTTCCTTGTCAGATTACTGGTTTCCTTGGGGGTGTCAACTGGGCTCTGCTGGTTGCCCGTGTCTGCCAACTCTATCCTAATGCTGTGCCAAGTATGCTGGTTTCTAGGTTCTTCAGAGTTTTTACCCAGTGGCAATGGCCGAATCCAGTGATGCTATGTGCAATTGAGAATAATGATCTTGGTTTTTCTATATGGGATCCACGCAAAAATCCGCGTGATAGAAACCATCTCATGCCCATCATCACTCCAGCCTACCCATGCATGAACTCTAGCTACAATGTTTCAAGCAGCACACTGAGGGTTATAATGGAGCAATTTCAATTTGGCAACAAAATTTGTCAGGTATGCATTGATTTGTACCTGTAAATTTACGGCTGATAGCTAATGTTCCTGGTATGGTCTCACTGCCTATCTTTTATGCAGGAAATTGAACTTAATAAGGCCAATTGGAATGCTTTATTTGAGCCTTTCCATTTTTTTGAGGCGTACAAAAAGTTTCTAGTGGTTGACATAGTtgcagaggatgatgatgatcttcgTCTTTGGAAGGGATGGATCGAGTCTCGTTTGAGACAACTTACTTTAAAGGTACCTTTTGAGTTTCTTAATTTTGTGCACCGTGACTTCAACTGTTGTTATTTTTCTTGGTTAGACATATGGAGTCTACATAGAAGCATGGTTGTATTGTATTTACTGAAAAATATAATTTCCTTATGCTATTTGTCTTCTAAAATGCAGATTGATCGGGATACTAAAGGAATTTTGCAGTGCCATCCGTACCCATGTGAGTATTCAGATCCCACAATAGAGTGTGCACATTGTGCCTTCTACATGGGCTTATCAAGGAAAGAGGGGTCGAAAAAACGTGGTCAACAGTTTGATATCCGTGGGACAGTAGATGAATTTATGCGTGAAATTGGCATGTATTCATTGTGGAAGCCTGGGATGGATCTGGCTGTCACCCATGTCCATAGGGAGCAGGTCCCATCTTATGTATTTGAGCAAGGATACAAGAAACCCTGCCCTACAATGCATGCAAACCAACAAGAGCAGTCTGATGGAGATGGCACATTGAGCTTGAGCCCTTATCTGGAGAGTCAGCCTAAGAGAAAGTACGATTCCGATGGAGATGGCCATGTGGAACCTTGCAAATCTGTAAAAAGGGCTTCAGTAAGCCCACCTGGTGTGGGAACCCCACCTCATCATGGAAATAGTGTCAGTAACGTCGTTTGTGACAGTCCAGTCAAATTCGTTTCAAGTGTCCTTTGCAGTGGAGCTCAGACTTCTCCATCGCATGATGATACAAATTTAGAACAAGCACAATTAACTACTTCACCATATGGATCTGAGGATACCTCAGCATCAGGCACAAGCTGTGCAGCAGTGGGAGCAGTTGTTTTGGCTGATGAATCCAGCAAGCTCGGTAACTTGACATCAGATCTTGAAGTTGATACAATTCAGATAATGCCACTGCACATAACTTTAGAATGCGTGGCTCAAAAGGGTGAAACAAAGCTTGAAGGAATCAGAAGCTTGGCAAGCAGGAATTGTGCAGAGTTTGTAGAGAGTTCAGTTCTTGCTGAGAAGGCAGACTTAGACATAGGTGGGGATGAAGTGAACTGAAATGTCATTGCAGATGAGGTTTTGCTTCCTATACTTTCTCCCTGTCAAATTAAGATTCTAGTTTGATATGATCCGAACTCTATGCCTGTCTTGCTAATTTTCATTGATTAACTGTTTGGATCCACAAAAGTCGATGAAGCATGTGACTAAGTGGTTTCTAAAGGTGATTGCAGGTGTGAAGTTGCATAGCACTCGAGAGGCCGGAAATCGGAGTTGAGGCATGTCTAGTATCAGAATCCTTCATTCATTTCTTAAAGCATAAAAAATGCTCTATTATGTTTATGTTGTGCTTTTCGGTCTTTATTTCTTTTGATAGGACTTAATCACATGCCATCAACTGCTTGCTGCTGGATGGAAATCGAATTTCATGCCTGTGGAAGCTCGTGAAGATTGCTTGTAAATCATGGAGACAATCATCCGCCACAAGGAACCAAGCTGCTAGTTTAGGCATGGTTAGAGAGTCGTGCTTAAACTTTGCGGGGCCTCACAGTATGCAGAAAGAAAAGTTATACGAGTCTAGGGCTCTAGGCTAATATAGTCTAGTTATTGTCAATGGGTTATGCATGCACAAATCATGTGTGTTTTGTATTCCAGATAGGCAGATATCTATAAATTCGAAGTAGTGCATCAAATTTTGACCTAATTATTTTCGCTGCtgtatcatgctgtgatgtttgaTGGAGTTCTTCACAAACCACAACCATGTCAAATGTCATTGTGCTGCGCATTCATTGGTTGGAGATTGGAGTCATGAAAAACACGCCTTTTGCGAACACTAGACAACAGGACAAGTGGACAACCAATCGACCACGCCGCATGCGTGTACGAATACTTACACTACCACGAGCAAGCTACACCAAGACATCTATAGCCAGCGCCAATCAGTCACTGGTACCTGATGACACGTGCAATGCGGTGGGTCATGTTATGCGCCGACCGAGGTGGCATCCAGTCGCGCCCCGACCAGCACTAAATGTCTGACCAGCGTCAATTTCCCCCTAGGCTTGGCACCTACACCGCCTGTATATATGACCATCGCCAAGTTATTGGATCAGCACATCAAGGAGGAGGCCCGCAAGGGCTGACACGGTCGACCaacgtggagatcaaggcaaaacAAGATGAGCGTATAtggacgatagctaggatcaatctgcTGTAATAAACTAGAAATACAATCTGTTAGCCCGATCGCCCTCTATGT is from Miscanthus floridulus cultivar M001 chromosome 7, ASM1932011v1, whole genome shotgun sequence and encodes:
- the LOC136466928 gene encoding nuclear poly(A) polymerase 4-like isoform X1, which encodes MAGSVGNGRAALRASPKRYSGTDPPLSLAGPTLADLQRTAELEKFLVEAGLYEGKEESAKREDVLSEIGQIVKEWVKQLTSKKGYAEQLVEQANAVLFTFGSYRLGVHGPEADIDTLCVGPSYVNREGDFFVTLHGILAEKEEVTELQPVPDAHVPVLKFKFRGISIDLLYASLSLSVIPADFDISQGSVLCDVDEATVRSLNGCRVVDQILRLVPNVENFRTTLRCLKYWAKRRGVYSNYFPCQITGFLGGVNWALLVARVCQLYPNAVPSMLVSRFFRVFTQWQWPNPVMLCAIENNDLGFSIWDPRKNPRDRNHLMPIITPAYPCMNSSYNVSSSTLRVIMEQFQFGNKICQEIELNKANWNALFEPFHFFEAYKKFLVVDIVAEDDDDLRLWKGWIESRLRQLTLKIDRDTKGILQCHPYPCEYSDPTIECAHCAFYMGLSRKEGSKKRGQQFDIRGTVDEFMREIGMYSLWKPGMDLAVTHVHREQVPSYVFEQGYKKPCPTMHANQQEQSDGDGTLSLSPYLESQPKRKYDSDGDGHVEPCKSVKRASVSPPGVGTPPHHGNSVSNVVCDSPVKFVSSVLCSGAQTSPSHDDTNLEQAQLTTSPYGSEDTSASGTSCAAVGAVVLADESSKLGNLTSDLEVDTIQIMPLHITLECVAQKGETKLEGIRSLASRNCAEFVESSVLAEKADLDIGGDEVN
- the LOC136466928 gene encoding nuclear poly(A) polymerase 4-like isoform X2; the protein is MAGSVGNGRAALRASPKRYSGTDPPLSLAGPTLADLQRTAELEKFLVEAGLYEGKEESAKREDVLSEIGQIVKEWVKQLTSKKGYAEQLVEQANAVLFTFGSYRLGVHGPEADIDTLCVGPSYVNREGDFFVTLHGILAEKEEVTELQPVPDAHVPVLKFKFRGISIDLLYASLSLSVIPADFDISQGSVLCDVDEATVRSLNGCRVVDQILRLVPNVENFRTTLRCLKYWAKRRGVYSNITGFLGGVNWALLVARVCQLYPNAVPSMLVSRFFRVFTQWQWPNPVMLCAIENNDLGFSIWDPRKNPRDRNHLMPIITPAYPCMNSSYNVSSSTLRVIMEQFQFGNKICQEIELNKANWNALFEPFHFFEAYKKFLVVDIVAEDDDDLRLWKGWIESRLRQLTLKIDRDTKGILQCHPYPCEYSDPTIECAHCAFYMGLSRKEGSKKRGQQFDIRGTVDEFMREIGMYSLWKPGMDLAVTHVHREQVPSYVFEQGYKKPCPTMHANQQEQSDGDGTLSLSPYLESQPKRKYDSDGDGHVEPCKSVKRASVSPPGVGTPPHHGNSVSNVVCDSPVKFVSSVLCSGAQTSPSHDDTNLEQAQLTTSPYGSEDTSASGTSCAAVGAVVLADESSKLGNLTSDLEVDTIQIMPLHITLECVAQKGETKLEGIRSLASRNCAEFVESSVLAEKADLDIGGDEVN